The nucleotide sequence TACGCCGCAACAATCAAGTCGTTATTGCTGGTGATGGCCAAGTGTCACTCGGCAACACGGTAATGAAAGGCAATGCCAAAAAAGTACGCCGCCTTTACCACGGTAAAGTTTTAGCCGGTTTTGCCGGGGGTACCGCTGATGCCTTTACTCTATTTGAGCGTTTTGAAGCCAAACTCGAAATGCACCAAGGTCACTTATTAAAATCGGCGGTTGAACTCGCTAAAGATTGGCGCACCGACCGCATGCTCAGAAAACTCGAAGCCATGCTAGTGGTGGCTGACACTGAATGCTCATTAATCATCACAGGTAATGGTGATGTCGTGCAGCCAGAGCATGACTTAATCGCCATTGGCTCAGGTG is from Shewanella sp. SNU WT4 and encodes:
- the hslV gene encoding ATP-dependent protease subunit HslV, with product MTTIVSVRRNNQVVIAGDGQVSLGNTVMKGNAKKVRRLYHGKVLAGFAGGTADAFTLFERFEAKLEMHQGHLLKSAVELAKDWRTDRMLRKLEAMLVVADTECSLIITGNGDVVQPEHDLIAIGSGGNYAQAAALALLQNTELDARNICEKALTIAGDICVFTNQFKTIEEINY